Proteins from one Catenuloplanes atrovinosus genomic window:
- a CDS encoding ester cyclase — protein sequence MPDADTLRAREKLVLDHIHDEGRQDWDDVLATFPHPYYELVATMTVHDGEAAVRGYWDATRGAFPDQDHEIISLRHSADAVIVEFWLMGTHRGPLNGIPPTGGRFRVRMSAYFIFDEEENLVSERVYFDRLTMFTQLLGGLNLRNPRNWPWVIRALRGMAAMGANPDPRLLNTTPPEL from the coding sequence ATGCCCGACGCCGACACGCTTCGCGCCCGCGAGAAGCTGGTGCTCGACCACATCCACGACGAGGGGCGCCAGGACTGGGACGACGTGCTCGCCACGTTCCCGCACCCGTACTACGAGCTGGTCGCCACGATGACCGTGCACGACGGCGAGGCCGCGGTGCGCGGCTACTGGGACGCCACGCGCGGCGCGTTCCCCGACCAGGACCACGAGATCATCTCGCTGCGGCACAGCGCGGACGCGGTGATCGTCGAGTTCTGGCTGATGGGCACGCACCGCGGCCCGCTGAACGGCATCCCGCCGACCGGCGGCCGGTTCCGGGTGCGGATGAGCGCCTACTTCATCTTCGACGAGGAGGAGAACCTGGTCTCCGAGCGCGTCTACTTCGACCGGCTCACCATGTTCACGCAGCTGCTCGGCGGGCTCAACCTGCGGAATCCGCGCAACTGGCCGTGGGTGATCCGCGCGCTGCGCGGCATGGCCGCGATGGGCGCCAACCCGGACCCGCGCCTGCTGAACACCACGCCGCCGGAGCTGTAG
- a CDS encoding right-handed parallel beta-helix repeat-containing protein — MTDIFSRRNALRAAVVGGAAATGAAVMAPAAQAAPADEGWVSVLDHGAVGDGVTDDTAKIQAALNAAQAARPQQSVYFPAGRVFRVSDELSLTGYANATIAGNGATLALAGAKPSEKGARRVLRLSDVREVTVQDLTIRDTDRTQQFDGLLLSRAKRCVVRGVRVIDVRWTGISVFDQPPAAPDRPALSDDVLITECVIEGTRQGISVNGRDIRIVGNHVAMDWWDTPEAVRPWEASSDYYDGICVLFGADRTVISGNTITACGQSGIYTQAVKNLVITGNTVTRCVLRGIEIDGQRKHGETPSKPTPEPEKPRAYNVAITGNTLENNLGNINVLYTVGVTVTGNVIRNDREGTCIAINQRTDGAVVVGNECHQEDPGKRPAIWVKPQETLPDGTVTPPATNVTVAWNRIAAVHHTYAPADTVIMQPVTDPSAGKPDMIKATGKVIAMGGIGVGNAAAATRPGTVVRRIEVFDAAGASIGFVPVYNSIT, encoded by the coding sequence GTGACGGACATATTCAGCAGACGTAATGCCTTGCGCGCCGCGGTGGTCGGCGGCGCGGCGGCCACCGGCGCGGCGGTCATGGCACCGGCCGCCCAGGCCGCGCCCGCGGACGAGGGATGGGTCTCGGTGCTCGACCACGGCGCGGTCGGCGACGGGGTCACCGACGACACCGCGAAGATCCAGGCGGCGCTGAACGCGGCACAGGCCGCGCGCCCGCAGCAGAGCGTGTACTTCCCGGCCGGACGGGTGTTCCGGGTCAGCGACGAGCTCAGCCTCACCGGGTACGCGAACGCGACGATCGCCGGGAACGGCGCGACGCTGGCGCTCGCCGGTGCGAAGCCGAGCGAGAAGGGCGCGCGGCGGGTGCTGCGCCTGAGCGACGTCCGGGAGGTCACCGTCCAGGATCTGACGATCCGCGACACCGACCGCACCCAGCAGTTCGACGGTCTGCTGCTGTCCAGGGCCAAGCGGTGCGTCGTCCGGGGCGTCCGGGTGATCGACGTGCGGTGGACCGGCATCTCGGTCTTCGACCAGCCGCCGGCCGCTCCGGACCGGCCCGCGCTCTCCGACGACGTGCTGATCACCGAGTGCGTCATCGAGGGCACCCGGCAGGGCATCTCGGTCAACGGCCGCGACATCCGCATCGTCGGCAACCACGTGGCGATGGACTGGTGGGACACCCCCGAGGCGGTGCGCCCGTGGGAGGCGAGTTCGGACTACTACGACGGCATCTGCGTGCTGTTCGGCGCGGACCGCACCGTGATCTCGGGCAACACCATCACCGCCTGCGGTCAGTCCGGCATCTACACGCAGGCGGTGAAGAACCTGGTCATCACCGGGAACACCGTCACCCGGTGCGTCCTGCGGGGCATCGAGATCGACGGGCAGCGCAAGCACGGGGAGACGCCGTCGAAGCCGACGCCGGAGCCGGAGAAGCCGCGCGCGTACAACGTGGCGATCACCGGCAACACGCTGGAGAACAACCTCGGCAACATCAACGTGCTGTACACCGTGGGCGTCACCGTCACGGGCAACGTGATCCGGAACGACCGCGAGGGCACCTGCATCGCGATCAACCAGCGCACGGACGGCGCGGTCGTCGTCGGCAACGAGTGCCACCAGGAGGACCCGGGGAAGCGCCCGGCGATCTGGGTGAAGCCGCAGGAGACGCTGCCCGACGGCACCGTCACCCCGCCCGCGACCAACGTCACCGTGGCCTGGAACCGGATCGCGGCGGTGCACCACACCTACGCGCCCGCCGACACGGTCATCATGCAGCCGGTGACGGACCCGTCGGCCGGCAAGCCCGACATGATCAAGGCGACCGGCAAGGTGATCGCCATGGGCGGCATCGGCGTCGGCAACGCGGCCGCCGCGACCCGCCCGGGAACGGTGGTCCGCCGGATCGAGGTCTTCGATGCCGCCGGCGCCAGCATCGGCTTCGTGCCGGTCTACAACTCGATCACCTGA
- a CDS encoding DUF1905 domain-containing protein, translating into MIVEFEAPLWEWDARQESWTFVSLPADASEDIKHLTEGLRRGFGAVKVRATIGRSEWSTSIFPDSRRGSYVLPVKRAVREANKLATGDLTAVRVEVLTP; encoded by the coding sequence ATGATCGTCGAGTTCGAGGCGCCGCTCTGGGAGTGGGACGCCCGCCAGGAGAGCTGGACCTTCGTCAGCCTGCCGGCGGACGCCTCGGAGGACATCAAGCACCTGACCGAGGGGTTGCGGCGCGGCTTCGGCGCGGTCAAGGTCCGCGCCACGATCGGCCGCAGCGAGTGGTCCACCTCGATCTTCCCGGACAGCAGGCGCGGCTCCTACGTGCTGCCGGTCAAGCGCGCGGTTCGCGAGGCCAACAAGCTCGCCACCGGCGACCTGACCGCCGTCAGGGTCGAGGTGCTCACTCCGTGA
- a CDS encoding class I SAM-dependent methyltransferase, producing MAEENLWLRQIADNPGHSRWYVQRFRDMAARGADLGGEARLIDAMAPRGARILDAGCGTGRVGGLLAAAGHTVTGVDLDPELIEDARATYPGSDWLVGDLAALSLPDRFDVIVCAGNVLTFVAPSTRVEILRRFADHLADGGRVVTGFGAGRGYDFEEYLADVKRAGLGPSVLLGTWDLRPFAADSDFLVAVLSR from the coding sequence ATGGCGGAGGAGAACCTCTGGCTGCGGCAGATCGCGGATAACCCGGGTCATTCGCGGTGGTACGTCCAGCGGTTCCGGGACATGGCGGCGCGCGGGGCCGACCTGGGCGGTGAGGCCCGGCTGATCGACGCGATGGCGCCACGCGGCGCGCGAATCCTGGACGCGGGCTGCGGCACCGGGCGGGTCGGCGGGCTGCTCGCCGCGGCCGGGCACACCGTGACCGGCGTCGACCTGGACCCGGAGCTGATCGAGGACGCGCGCGCGACGTACCCCGGCTCGGACTGGCTCGTCGGGGACCTGGCCGCGCTGAGCCTGCCGGACCGGTTCGACGTGATCGTCTGCGCGGGCAACGTGCTGACCTTCGTGGCGCCGTCCACCCGCGTCGAGATCCTGCGCCGCTTCGCCGATCACCTGGCCGACGGCGGCCGGGTGGTGACCGGCTTCGGCGCCGGCCGCGGCTACGACTTCGAGGAATACCTGGCCGACGTCAAGCGGGCCGGCCTCGGCCCGTCGGTGCTGCTCGGCACCTGGGACCTGCGCCCGTTCGCCGCGGACTCCGACTTCCTGGTGGCGGTGCTGTCCCGATGA
- a CDS encoding helix-turn-helix transcriptional regulator, which yields MSGNVELREFLRSRRARLRPDDLGLPETRAGRRVPGLRREELAALAGVSVDYYVRLEQGRDLRPSDEVLDALARALRLDDAERAHLFDLAKPPVTRRRTPRRPQRIAVATYQLMETLDLAASPALLLGRRMDVLAINRTARALLGDLQALPARERNYARFVILDENARSLHAHWSTIASETVAALRLYAGRHPDDPDLSALVGELSVRSEDFRRWWADHQVLTRTSGTKHYRHPVVGEFALTYQALTLPDDAEQTLFVYTAPTGTPAHTALRLLAQWAAGSSATVDGQERIMGVRGEGGHGGGEPLAAADRG from the coding sequence GTGAGTGGCAATGTCGAATTGCGCGAGTTCCTGCGATCACGGCGCGCCCGGCTCCGGCCGGACGACCTCGGGCTGCCGGAGACCCGGGCCGGGCGCCGGGTTCCCGGGCTGCGGCGCGAGGAACTGGCCGCGTTGGCCGGCGTCAGCGTGGACTACTACGTGCGCCTGGAGCAGGGGCGCGACCTGCGGCCGTCGGACGAGGTGCTGGACGCGCTGGCCCGCGCGCTGCGCCTGGACGACGCGGAGCGGGCGCACCTGTTCGACCTGGCCAAGCCGCCGGTGACGCGGCGCCGCACGCCGCGCCGGCCGCAGCGGATCGCGGTCGCGACGTACCAGCTGATGGAGACGCTCGATCTGGCGGCCAGCCCGGCGCTGCTGCTCGGCCGCCGGATGGACGTGCTGGCGATCAACCGCACCGCGCGGGCGCTGCTCGGCGACCTGCAGGCGCTGCCGGCCCGCGAGCGCAACTACGCGCGGTTCGTGATCCTCGACGAGAACGCACGCTCGCTGCACGCGCACTGGTCCACGATCGCGTCCGAGACCGTGGCGGCGCTGCGGCTCTACGCCGGCCGGCATCCCGACGACCCGGACCTGTCCGCGCTGGTCGGCGAGCTCTCCGTGCGCAGCGAGGACTTCCGCCGCTGGTGGGCCGACCATCAGGTGCTGACCCGCACCTCGGGCACCAAGCACTACCGCCACCCGGTCGTCGGCGAGTTCGCCCTCACCTACCAGGCCCTGACCCTCCCGGACGACGCCGAGCAGACGCTGTTCGTCTACACCGCACCCACCGGCACCCCGGCGCACACCGCGCTCCGCCTCCTCGCCCAGTGGGCCGCCGGGTCCTCCGCTACCGTTGACGGGCAAGAGCGGATCATGGGGGTACGGGGGGAGGGCGGCCATGGCGGAGGAGAACCTCTGGCTGCGGCAGATCGCGGATAA
- a CDS encoding alcohol dehydrogenase catalytic domain-containing protein has product MSTMRSALVREPGAAFEIVDRELPEPGRGQVRIAVEACGVCRTDSAFVNAAYPVSFPLIAGHEIAGRISAVGDGVEGWSAGDRVAVGWFGGNCGVCEPCRADAAIYCERLQVPGWAYPGGFAEEVVVPSSAPARVPDAISAVEAAPMGCAGVATFNALRRSAARPGDLVAVLGLGGLGHLGVQFANRLGFEVVAVARGGEREAVAKELGAHHYVDSTAGDVAARLRERGGAKAVLATAASADAMSAAIDGLRYGGELLVVGADPAPIRVSPFQLIPGGKTVHGHPSGTARDVEETLAFAALTGVRPITETAPLSEADAAYRRMMSGEARFRMVLTN; this is encoded by the coding sequence ATGTCCACCATGCGTTCCGCCCTGGTCCGCGAGCCCGGCGCCGCGTTCGAGATCGTCGACCGGGAGCTGCCCGAGCCCGGCCGCGGCCAGGTGCGCATCGCGGTCGAGGCGTGCGGCGTGTGCCGTACCGACTCCGCGTTCGTCAACGCCGCGTATCCGGTGTCGTTCCCGCTGATCGCCGGCCACGAGATCGCCGGGCGGATCAGCGCGGTGGGCGACGGCGTCGAGGGCTGGTCGGCTGGCGACCGGGTCGCGGTGGGCTGGTTCGGCGGCAACTGCGGCGTCTGCGAGCCGTGCCGCGCGGATGCGGCGATCTACTGCGAGCGGCTGCAGGTGCCGGGCTGGGCGTACCCGGGCGGGTTCGCCGAGGAGGTCGTGGTGCCGTCGTCCGCGCCGGCCCGCGTCCCGGACGCGATCTCCGCGGTCGAGGCCGCGCCGATGGGCTGTGCGGGCGTGGCCACGTTCAACGCGTTGCGGCGCAGCGCGGCCCGGCCCGGCGACCTGGTGGCGGTGCTCGGCCTCGGCGGGCTCGGCCACCTCGGCGTCCAGTTCGCCAACCGGCTCGGCTTCGAGGTCGTGGCCGTGGCGCGCGGCGGCGAGCGGGAGGCGGTCGCCAAGGAACTCGGCGCGCACCACTACGTCGACAGCACCGCCGGTGACGTGGCCGCGCGGCTGCGCGAGCGCGGCGGTGCGAAGGCCGTGCTGGCCACCGCCGCCAGCGCGGACGCGATGAGCGCGGCGATCGACGGCCTGCGGTACGGCGGCGAGTTGCTCGTCGTCGGCGCGGACCCGGCGCCGATCCGGGTCAGCCCGTTCCAGCTGATCCCCGGCGGCAAGACCGTGCACGGCCACCCGTCCGGCACCGCGCGCGACGTCGAGGAGACGCTCGCGTTCGCGGCGCTGACCGGCGTCCGCCCGATCACCGAGACGGCGCCGCTGTCCGAGGCGGACGCGGCGTACCGCCGGATGATGTCGGGCGAAGCCCGGTTCCGGATGGTGCTGACGAACTGA
- a CDS encoding DinB family protein: MTDFVERDLSGARFRMVRLAGARFRDVDFFGARMRGVYLSDVDISGEISNLTINGVDVAPLIEAELDRRDPRRALMRPTTPEGFVTGWEVVERMWDETVDRARRLDPALLHERVDDEWSFIETLRHLVFATDCWVRRAIRGEAAPWHPLALPWDGMPQTPGVPWDRAARPSLDEVLAMRRDRMSGVRDVIASLTPESLAAHTPPAKGPGWPLENDTYPVSDCLLTVLNEEWHHRLYAERDLAVLESR; this comes from the coding sequence ATGACGGACTTCGTCGAGCGGGATCTGAGCGGCGCGCGGTTCCGGATGGTACGGCTGGCCGGCGCCCGCTTCCGCGACGTGGACTTCTTCGGCGCGCGGATGCGCGGCGTCTACCTGTCCGACGTCGACATCTCCGGCGAGATCAGCAACCTGACGATCAACGGCGTGGACGTGGCGCCGCTGATCGAGGCGGAACTGGACCGCCGCGACCCGCGCCGGGCGCTGATGCGCCCGACCACCCCCGAGGGCTTCGTCACCGGCTGGGAGGTGGTCGAGCGCATGTGGGACGAGACGGTCGACCGCGCGCGACGGCTCGACCCGGCGCTGCTGCACGAGCGGGTGGACGACGAGTGGTCGTTCATCGAGACGCTGCGCCACCTGGTCTTCGCCACCGACTGCTGGGTGCGGCGGGCGATCCGGGGCGAGGCCGCGCCGTGGCACCCGCTCGCGCTGCCCTGGGACGGCATGCCGCAGACGCCGGGCGTGCCGTGGGACCGGGCCGCCCGGCCGTCGCTGGACGAGGTGCTGGCCATGCGCCGCGACCGCATGTCCGGCGTCCGCGACGTGATCGCCTCGCTCACGCCGGAGTCGCTGGCCGCGCACACCCCGCCGGCGAAGGGTCCGGGCTGGCCGCTGGAGAACGACACGTACCCGGTCTCCGACTGCCTGCTCACCGTGCTCAACGAGGAGTGGCACCACCGGCTCTACGCGGAACGGGACCTGGCGGTCCTGGAGTCCCGCTGA
- a CDS encoding GNAT family N-acetyltransferase encodes MRLEPITPRNYEDALKLSVREDQRDLVSSVEKSLAEAYVWGEHAWPRLIYDGDRMVGFLMAFVDLPWKDPDDTDRRCGLWRLNIAADEQGKGYGRFAVEAACAELRSRGNTRFYVTYVPRDGGPEPFYRRLGFVPTGELSGGETVAVRTL; translated from the coding sequence ATGCGCCTGGAACCGATCACGCCGCGCAACTACGAGGACGCGCTGAAGCTCTCGGTCCGGGAGGACCAGCGCGACCTGGTGTCCTCCGTCGAGAAGTCACTGGCGGAGGCGTACGTGTGGGGCGAGCACGCCTGGCCGCGGCTGATCTACGACGGTGACCGGATGGTGGGGTTCCTGATGGCGTTCGTGGACCTGCCGTGGAAGGACCCGGACGACACCGACCGCCGCTGTGGGCTGTGGCGGCTGAACATCGCGGCCGACGAGCAGGGCAAGGGCTACGGCCGATTCGCGGTCGAGGCGGCCTGCGCGGAACTGCGCTCGCGCGGCAACACGCGGTTCTACGTGACCTACGTGCCGCGCGACGGCGGGCCGGAGCCGTTCTACCGCCGGCTCGGCTTCGTCCCCACCGGCGAGCTGTCCGGTGGCGAGACCGTCGCCGTGCGTACCCTCTGA
- a CDS encoding TetR/AcrR family transcriptional regulator translates to MPRQTKEEIDEEIVEHAAALFAQHGFKDTSVQRIADAAGYSKTGLLHRFPNKEALWGAATGTCAAAMREVAETAAALPDGPARDRAVIEQLVDLALSSPGLASLALSFVGRATEPGEQDQLEGIARPVMTAFGVQPGTTDVGRVVRVIAAAGALAVATVALSRDQHPFDQLRSGSIRDHLIDAIYDALGHPR, encoded by the coding sequence GTGCCGCGACAGACGAAGGAAGAGATCGACGAGGAGATCGTCGAGCACGCGGCCGCGCTGTTCGCCCAGCACGGCTTCAAGGACACGTCCGTGCAGCGCATCGCGGACGCGGCCGGCTACTCCAAGACCGGACTGCTGCACCGCTTCCCGAACAAGGAGGCGCTGTGGGGCGCCGCCACCGGGACCTGCGCGGCCGCCATGCGCGAGGTGGCGGAGACCGCCGCCGCGCTGCCGGACGGGCCCGCGCGCGACCGCGCGGTGATCGAGCAGCTGGTCGACCTGGCGCTGAGCAGCCCCGGGCTGGCCTCGCTGGCGCTGTCCTTCGTGGGCCGGGCCACCGAGCCCGGCGAGCAGGACCAGCTGGAGGGCATCGCGCGCCCGGTGATGACCGCGTTCGGCGTGCAGCCCGGGACCACGGACGTGGGCCGGGTGGTGCGGGTGATCGCGGCGGCCGGCGCGCTCGCCGTCGCCACCGTGGCGCTGAGCCGCGACCAGCACCCGTTCGACCAGCTCAGAAGCGGTTCGATTCGCGACCACCTGATCGACGCGATCTACGACGCGCTCGGCCATCCCCGCTGA
- a CDS encoding MMPL family transporter gives MATFLHRLGLGSFRHRWAVTLVWLVVFVATGAGAATLSGTMATSFSIPGQESTTALDLIDERFGGGSGATAQVVVAAPDGATVSDPAVAAQITAYVQKLATLPGVVGASNPFDPQAPSVAPDRSAAYSTVSYGVPAPEITAEQREALLDAVAEARDGGLDTEVSGEASQESGADIGGPAEAIGVVVALLVLAVTYGSLIAAGMNLLTAIVGVGIGALGITTLSGFVDLQSTTPILAVMLGLAVGIDYTLFIVTRYRHELLHGRDPESATAMAVGTAGSAVVTAGITVVIALAGLAVAGIPFLTEMGIAAAATIVVAVLIAITLVPAVLGFIGRRALPRKLRAAGAVDPEEQGRPFYRAWANAVTRFRTLSLLAAVVVLGVVSIPFFSMQTTLIQTPPPGSTQERAQALIAEKFGPGFSGPLIVLVDGAGAGARATAIAGTFQGLDGVRFAAPSRVAEGDAAAMVTVVATSAPDSQETKDLVHDLRAAVDEAGDDRIYVTGQTAISVDVAEKLDEALPRYLVLVVGLALLLLVLVFRSLLVPVVGVLGFLLTIGSALGATTAVFQWGWLNELVNTEIEAPLLSLAPIIVIGILFGLAMDYQVFLVSRMHEAHAHGASPRDAVITGFKQAAPVVVAAATIMFAVFAGFVPEGNDTIKPIAFALAVGILFDAIIVRMIAVPAALGLLGRAAWWLPSWLRWLPVLDVEGAALERAVPAATVTETTETSPAATTPSSASSAQG, from the coding sequence ATGGCAACCTTCCTGCATCGCCTGGGGCTGGGCTCGTTCCGGCACCGATGGGCGGTCACGCTCGTCTGGCTGGTGGTCTTCGTCGCCACCGGCGCCGGCGCGGCCACGCTCTCCGGCACCATGGCCACGTCGTTCAGCATTCCCGGCCAGGAGTCGACCACGGCGCTCGACCTGATCGACGAGCGGTTCGGCGGCGGCTCCGGCGCCACCGCGCAGGTCGTCGTGGCCGCCCCGGACGGCGCCACGGTCAGCGACCCGGCCGTCGCCGCGCAGATCACGGCGTACGTGCAGAAGCTCGCCACGCTCCCCGGCGTGGTCGGCGCCAGCAACCCGTTCGACCCGCAGGCGCCGTCGGTCGCGCCGGACCGCAGCGCGGCGTACAGCACGGTCTCCTACGGCGTGCCCGCGCCCGAGATCACCGCGGAGCAGCGGGAGGCGCTGCTCGACGCGGTCGCCGAGGCGCGCGACGGCGGGCTGGACACCGAGGTCAGCGGCGAGGCGAGCCAGGAGAGCGGCGCGGACATCGGCGGCCCGGCCGAGGCAATCGGCGTGGTCGTGGCGCTGCTGGTGCTGGCCGTCACGTACGGCTCGCTGATCGCGGCCGGCATGAACCTGCTCACCGCGATCGTCGGCGTCGGCATCGGCGCGCTCGGCATCACCACGCTCAGCGGCTTCGTCGACCTCCAGTCCACCACGCCGATCCTCGCGGTCATGCTCGGCCTCGCGGTCGGCATCGACTACACGCTGTTCATCGTCACCCGGTACCGGCACGAACTGCTGCACGGCCGCGACCCCGAGTCCGCCACCGCGATGGCGGTCGGCACCGCCGGGTCCGCGGTCGTCACGGCCGGCATCACGGTCGTCATCGCGCTGGCCGGCCTCGCGGTCGCCGGCATCCCGTTCCTCACCGAGATGGGCATCGCAGCCGCCGCCACCATCGTCGTGGCGGTGCTGATCGCGATCACGCTGGTCCCCGCGGTGCTCGGCTTCATCGGCCGCCGCGCGCTGCCGAGGAAGCTGCGCGCCGCCGGCGCGGTCGACCCGGAGGAGCAGGGCCGGCCGTTCTACCGCGCGTGGGCCAACGCGGTCACCCGGTTCCGCACGCTGAGCCTGCTGGCCGCGGTGGTCGTGCTGGGCGTCGTCTCGATCCCGTTCTTCTCCATGCAGACCACGCTGATCCAGACGCCGCCGCCCGGCAGCACCCAGGAGCGGGCCCAGGCGCTGATCGCGGAGAAGTTCGGCCCCGGCTTCTCCGGCCCGCTGATCGTGCTGGTCGACGGCGCCGGCGCCGGCGCGCGCGCCACCGCGATCGCCGGCACGTTCCAGGGCCTCGACGGCGTGCGGTTCGCCGCCCCGTCCCGCGTCGCCGAGGGTGACGCCGCCGCCATGGTCACGGTCGTCGCCACGTCCGCGCCGGACAGCCAGGAGACCAAGGATCTGGTCCACGACCTGCGCGCCGCCGTGGACGAGGCCGGCGACGACCGGATCTACGTGACCGGCCAGACCGCGATCAGCGTGGACGTGGCCGAGAAGCTGGACGAGGCGCTGCCGCGCTACCTGGTCCTGGTGGTCGGGCTCGCGCTGCTGCTGCTGGTGCTGGTCTTCCGGTCGCTGCTGGTGCCGGTGGTCGGCGTGCTCGGCTTCCTGCTCACCATCGGCTCCGCGCTGGGCGCGACCACCGCGGTCTTCCAGTGGGGCTGGCTCAACGAGCTGGTCAACACGGAGATCGAGGCGCCGCTGCTGAGCCTGGCCCCGATCATCGTGATCGGCATCCTGTTCGGCCTGGCCATGGACTACCAGGTCTTCCTGGTCTCCCGGATGCACGAGGCGCACGCGCACGGCGCCTCGCCGCGGGACGCCGTGATCACCGGCTTCAAGCAGGCCGCGCCGGTCGTGGTCGCGGCGGCCACCATCATGTTCGCGGTCTTCGCCGGCTTCGTGCCGGAGGGCAACGACACGATCAAGCCGATCGCGTTCGCGCTGGCCGTCGGCATCCTGTTCGACGCCATCATCGTCCGCATGATCGCGGTCCCGGCCGCGCTCGGCCTGCTCGGCCGCGCCGCCTGGTGGCTGCCGTCCTGGCTGCGCTGGCTGCCGGTGCTGGACGTGGAGGGCGCGGCACTGGAGCGCGCCGTGCCGGCCGCCACCGTCACCGAGACGACGGAGACCAGCCCGGCCGCGACCACGCCCTCGTCGGCCTCCTCGGCCCAGGGCTGA
- a CDS encoding 1-phosphofructokinase family hexose kinase, translated as MDARVMVFSAVPILTVTIEDRADRPELHVHAGGQGVWMSRMIAALGVPVTLCVSLGGETGDVVRTRLGGGNGDNIDVRSVKRDSGTGWYVHDRRSGERDEIASDGGEPLTRHDLDELYGLALTEGLRSPVAVLSGSADPGVVDPDIYRRLAADLGNNDVTVVVDLSGDDLTAVLRGRPAFVKVSHEELINAGRASGDDEKALIEAGRGVLDEGAGAVLISRPHAPSLAIFDGRVVTVEPPALEVADHRGAGDSMTAGIASVLARGGDMEEAVRTGAAAGALNVTRHGLGTGNAEAIAELIGRVRVENR; from the coding sequence ATGGATGCGCGCGTCATGGTGTTCTCGGCCGTACCGATCCTGACCGTCACGATCGAGGACCGGGCGGACCGGCCCGAGCTGCACGTGCACGCGGGCGGCCAGGGCGTCTGGATGTCCCGCATGATCGCGGCGCTCGGCGTGCCGGTGACGCTCTGCGTCTCTCTCGGCGGCGAGACCGGTGACGTCGTCCGCACCCGGCTCGGCGGCGGGAACGGCGACAACATCGACGTCCGGTCCGTGAAGCGCGACTCGGGCACCGGCTGGTACGTGCACGACCGCCGCAGCGGCGAGCGCGACGAGATCGCCAGCGACGGCGGCGAACCGCTCACCCGGCACGACCTCGACGAGCTCTACGGGCTCGCGCTCACCGAGGGCCTGCGCTCGCCGGTCGCCGTGCTCAGCGGCTCGGCCGACCCCGGCGTGGTCGACCCGGACATCTACCGCCGGCTCGCCGCGGACCTCGGCAACAACGACGTGACCGTGGTCGTGGACCTCTCCGGCGACGATCTGACCGCGGTCCTGCGCGGCAGGCCCGCGTTCGTCAAGGTCAGCCACGAGGAGCTGATCAACGCGGGCCGCGCCTCCGGCGACGACGAGAAGGCGCTGATCGAGGCCGGCCGTGGCGTGCTGGACGAGGGCGCCGGCGCGGTGCTGATCAGCCGCCCGCACGCGCCCAGCCTCGCCATCTTCGACGGCCGGGTGGTCACGGTGGAGCCGCCCGCGCTGGAGGTCGCCGACCACCGCGGCGCGGGCGACTCGATGACCGCCGGCATCGCATCCGTCCTCGCCCGCGGCGGCGACATGGAGGAGGCGGTGCGCACCGGTGCCGCGGCCGGCGCGCTCAACGTCACCCGCCACGGCCTCGGCACCGGCAACGCCGAGGCGATCGCGGAGCTGATCGGCCGCGTCCGCGTCGAGAACCGCTGA
- a CDS encoding DUF6924 domain-containing protein — protein sequence MLPVTESTLVVRTDFADPDAWARVRRAVAEPPGRDLISAAFTFVDDPAHAGLSPRRALELVPPRPSHPMIALADSVTMSSPYLPLLVVDLADDPGGTFRSAPEVLWHVASSLFVAPGYFHEYVRSVDPDGIYRCGGRDGQIKVLSAIASLKGVPFDADDYDFTDAPAASRRR from the coding sequence ATGTTGCCGGTGACCGAGAGCACGCTGGTCGTGCGCACTGACTTCGCCGACCCGGACGCGTGGGCGCGGGTCCGCCGCGCCGTCGCCGAGCCACCCGGGCGCGACCTGATCAGCGCCGCGTTCACGTTCGTCGACGATCCCGCCCACGCCGGGCTGAGCCCCCGGCGGGCGCTGGAACTGGTGCCGCCGCGGCCGTCGCACCCGATGATCGCGCTGGCCGACAGCGTCACCATGTCCTCGCCGTACCTGCCGCTGCTCGTGGTCGACCTGGCCGACGATCCCGGCGGCACGTTCCGGTCCGCGCCGGAGGTGCTCTGGCACGTCGCCAGCAGCCTGTTCGTGGCGCCCGGCTACTTCCACGAGTACGTCCGCAGCGTCGACCCGGACGGCATCTACCGCTGCGGCGGCCGGGACGGCCAGATCAAGGTGCTGTCCGCGATCGCGTCGCTCAAGGGTGTCCCGTTCGACGCCGACGACTACGACTTCACCGACGCCCCGGCCGCGTCCCGCCGGCGCTGA